From a region of the Candidatus Binatus sp. genome:
- a CDS encoding energy transducer TonB translates to MDEQNKSQFSYDAVGRRPSRHVASFAASIAAHVAIVGLIVCFASPMATAPGDWVVAYLVEGTDGAAGRGGARDGASGAASIHANGGPRANPESVSVDQRRQQKKLADATPRSAPPRSAPPRAARKPRHRVEDPDSEVASLAPVRSLAPARSADSEHDEHWHNRDDSPGGASGSFSAAVSGIGAAAGPSGGAAAAAGNGNGDGGSGGDPNSIAHADYAANPPPAYPAVARRRAQQGTVTVSVLVGADGSVERAEVADSSGFDTLDDAALETVRSRWRFVPARHGGIAVESWVLVPIRFALIEANATH, encoded by the coding sequence TTGGACGAACAGAACAAATCGCAATTTTCATATGATGCGGTCGGGCGGCGCCCGAGTCGTCATGTGGCGTCGTTTGCAGCTTCGATAGCGGCTCACGTGGCGATTGTCGGTTTGATCGTGTGTTTTGCGTCGCCGATGGCCACCGCGCCCGGCGATTGGGTTGTCGCCTATCTCGTCGAAGGGACAGACGGCGCTGCCGGACGCGGCGGCGCGCGCGATGGCGCGTCCGGGGCCGCGTCGATTCATGCGAACGGCGGGCCGCGCGCGAATCCTGAATCGGTTTCTGTCGATCAGCGAAGGCAACAGAAAAAGCTGGCGGATGCGACGCCGCGGTCGGCACCGCCGCGGTCGGCACCGCCGCGGGCCGCGCGCAAGCCGCGTCACCGCGTTGAAGACCCGGATTCCGAAGTCGCCAGTCTGGCGCCGGTGCGCTCGCTCGCGCCCGCGCGATCGGCAGATTCAGAGCATGACGAGCATTGGCACAATCGCGACGATTCACCGGGCGGCGCGTCCGGTTCTTTTTCGGCGGCCGTTTCCGGCATCGGCGCCGCCGCGGGACCAAGCGGCGGAGCAGCGGCAGCCGCCGGCAACGGCAACGGCGACGGCGGTAGCGGTGGCGATCCAAATTCGATCGCCCACGCCGATTACGCGGCAAATCCTCCCCCCGCTTACCCTGCCGTCGCGCGGCGACGCGCCCAGCAGGGCACCGTGACGGTCAGCGTGCTGGTCGGCGCTGACGGTTCCGTAGAGCGTGCCGAAGTTGCGGATTCGTCGGGTTTCGACACGCTCGACGACGCCGCGCTGGAAACAGTTCGGTCGCGATGGCGCTTTGTGCCGGCCCGCCACGGCGGGATTGCCGTCGAAAGCTGGGTGCTGGTTCCGATACGCTTTGCTTTGATCGAGGCAAACGCTACCCACTGA
- a CDS encoding GatB/YqeY domain-containing protein, whose protein sequence is MKSKIQDDLKAAMKSGDKLRMMALRGVLSEISRLEKDVRRDPNDAEILQIIKRERAKREEALEFARKAARQDLIEQNETEAKILESYLPAAASPDEVRAEIAAAIAAGASQIGAIMKALRDKFGAGLDGKTASELARQALAKK, encoded by the coding sequence ATGAAAAGCAAGATTCAGGACGATCTCAAGGCCGCGATGAAGAGCGGCGACAAGCTGCGCATGATGGCGTTGCGCGGCGTGTTGTCCGAGATTTCGCGTCTCGAAAAAGACGTTCGCCGCGACCCCAACGACGCCGAGATTCTGCAAATAATCAAGCGCGAGCGGGCCAAGCGCGAAGAAGCGCTGGAATTTGCGCGCAAAGCGGCCCGCCAGGATCTGATCGAGCAGAACGAGACCGAGGCAAAAATCCTCGAGTCGTATTTGCCCGCCGCGGCCTCGCCCGATGAAGTGCGCGCGGAAATTGCGGCTGCGATTGCGGCGGGCGCGTCGCAGATAGGTGCGATCATGAAGGCGCTGCGCGACAAGTTCGGCGCCGGGCTTGACGGCAAGACTGCCAGCGAACTCGCCAGGCAAGCGCTCGCGAAGAAGTAG
- a CDS encoding epoxide hydrolase translates to MGGGKIEPLRVEVPDEVLTDLRARLDNTRFPDEVIDTAWEYGTNLAYLKELVEYWRTKYDWRAHEREINRFAHFKASVDGLGVHFIHEKGSGANPRPILLIHGWPGSIYEFMELIPMLTDPAAHGGDAKDSFTVIAPSLPGYGFSDRPRARAMNIQAMAELFHQLMTGVLGYRRYAVQGGDWGAAIASRIGEVHADSVFGIHLNMIAIGPAEGRSAPELTPEEKVFLGDMERFRTAETGYQWIQGTKPQTLAYGLNDSPAGLAAWIVEKFRTWSDCHGDVEQSFTRDQLLTNVMIYWVTQTINSSTRLYYEARHHPWRLQPGTRIEAPTAVAMFPAELVRPPRHWAERAYNVRRWTAMPKGGHFAAMEEPQLLAADIREFYRELS, encoded by the coding sequence ATGGGCGGTGGCAAAATCGAGCCGTTGCGCGTCGAGGTGCCCGACGAAGTGCTCACCGACTTGCGCGCGCGGCTCGACAACACGCGTTTTCCCGACGAGGTTATTGATACCGCGTGGGAGTATGGAACCAATCTCGCCTATCTGAAGGAACTGGTCGAGTACTGGCGAACCAAATACGACTGGCGCGCGCATGAGCGCGAAATCAATCGCTTCGCGCATTTCAAGGCGAGCGTTGACGGACTCGGAGTTCACTTCATTCACGAAAAAGGCAGCGGCGCGAATCCCAGGCCGATTCTTTTGATTCATGGATGGCCGGGATCGATTTACGAGTTCATGGAACTAATCCCGATGCTCACCGATCCGGCGGCGCACGGCGGCGACGCAAAAGATTCGTTCACCGTGATCGCGCCGTCGCTGCCCGGCTACGGGTTTTCGGATCGTCCGCGCGCTCGCGCGATGAATATCCAGGCGATGGCGGAGCTGTTTCACCAGCTGATGACCGGGGTGCTCGGCTACCGGCGCTACGCGGTGCAGGGCGGAGACTGGGGCGCCGCGATCGCGTCGCGAATCGGCGAGGTGCACGCCGACAGCGTCTTCGGCATCCATCTCAACATGATTGCGATCGGGCCCGCCGAAGGACGCAGCGCGCCCGAGCTCACGCCCGAAGAGAAGGTGTTTCTCGGCGACATGGAAAGATTCCGCACCGCCGAGACCGGATACCAGTGGATCCAGGGCACCAAGCCGCAGACGCTCGCCTACGGGCTCAACGATTCGCCGGCCGGACTGGCGGCGTGGATCGTCGAGAAATTCCGCACCTGGAGTGATTGTCATGGCGACGTCGAGCAGAGCTTTACCCGCGACCAGCTGCTGACCAACGTGATGATCTACTGGGTCACGCAGACGATTAATTCATCGACCCGGCTGTACTACGAGGCGCGCCATCATCCGTGGCGGCTCCAGCCCGGGACGCGAATCGAGGCGCCCACCGCAGTCGCGATGTTCCCGGCGGAGCTGGTGCGTCCGCCGCGGCATTGGGCCGAGCGCGCGTACAACGTGCGGCGATGGACCGCGATGCCGAAGGGCGGGCATTTCGCCGCGATGGAGGAGCCGCAACTGCTGGCCGCCGACATTCGCGAATTTTACCGAGAGTTGAGCTGA
- the abc-f gene encoding ribosomal protection-like ABC-F family protein — protein MLSLDNLSKSYGGRKILDRVSWSMADDGRVGLVGLNGAGKSTLLKMIAEVIPLDSGRITRPQRTRVGYLAQDAPEMGGRSVLRETLAALDRMQALDLRRKEVEQILVHEHRGPAHDAALEELGEVLTELERHDFYSAESRATSVLFGLGFTDEDLGRDVAEFSGGIRMRIALAKLLLDAPEFMMLDEPTNHLDIEARNWLEDYLCAYQGGIILVSHDRYFLDRVTTRTVEVSRGRLTEYLGGYSRYLVAREERFAAEMAAYEKQRLEIGHMESFISRFRYQASKARLVQSRIKQLDKLERLEPPEGAQKPPAISFPKCDRSTRRVFELKGAVKRYGALTVYDGVDLTIERGARIALVGPNGSGKSTMMKLLAGVEAITGGERIVGASVQAGYFAQNLAESLSYEKTVLEELSDSAQGRTMAEIRSILGAMLFSGDDVYKRVQVLSGGERARLALAKVLARPSNCLLLDEPTNNLDIIAKDTLLDALRRFPGTVIIVSHDRFILNELVTEVLEVGQGHAIRYLGNYDEYLEKKAQSGAALPPSSQPMRSGPVQLRDTRGNNGNTSRPRKAQPPKAAQPVKAGHPANDDRDALRRRERIARQRTQIEAGIEQRETERAALSSEMNDPNFYLARKDADDLIARYERLGREIEKLYADLVKFDEAASA, from the coding sequence ATGCTTAGTCTCGACAACCTTTCCAAGTCTTACGGGGGCCGCAAGATCCTCGACCGGGTGAGCTGGTCGATGGCCGACGACGGGCGGGTGGGCCTGGTCGGACTCAACGGCGCGGGCAAATCGACCCTGCTCAAGATGATCGCCGAAGTGATCCCGCTGGATTCGGGCCGAATCACCCGTCCGCAGCGCACCCGGGTCGGATACCTGGCGCAGGACGCTCCGGAGATGGGCGGAAGATCCGTGCTGCGCGAGACGCTGGCGGCGCTGGACCGGATGCAGGCGCTCGACCTGCGACGCAAGGAAGTCGAGCAGATTCTCGTCCACGAGCATCGCGGGCCGGCGCACGACGCCGCGCTCGAGGAATTGGGCGAGGTGCTGACCGAGCTCGAACGGCACGACTTTTACAGCGCCGAAAGCCGCGCCACGTCGGTGCTGTTCGGGCTGGGCTTCACCGATGAAGACCTCGGCCGCGACGTCGCCGAATTTTCGGGCGGAATCCGGATGCGGATTGCGCTGGCGAAGCTCCTGCTCGACGCGCCCGAGTTCATGATGCTCGACGAGCCCACCAATCACCTGGATATCGAGGCGCGCAACTGGCTCGAGGATTATCTGTGCGCCTACCAGGGCGGGATCATCCTGGTCTCGCACGATCGCTACTTTCTGGACCGCGTCACCACGCGCACCGTCGAAGTGTCGCGCGGGCGGCTCACCGAATACCTCGGCGGCTACTCGCGGTATCTCGTTGCGCGCGAGGAACGCTTCGCCGCCGAGATGGCGGCGTACGAGAAACAGCGCCTCGAAATCGGGCACATGGAGAGTTTCATCAGCCGGTTCCGCTACCAGGCGAGCAAGGCGCGCCTGGTGCAAAGCCGCATCAAGCAACTCGACAAGCTCGAACGCCTCGAACCGCCGGAAGGAGCGCAGAAGCCGCCGGCGATTTCGTTTCCGAAATGCGACCGGAGCACGCGGCGGGTTTTCGAACTCAAGGGCGCGGTCAAACGCTACGGCGCACTGACGGTTTACGATGGCGTCGACCTGACAATCGAGCGCGGCGCGCGAATCGCGCTGGTCGGTCCCAACGGATCGGGAAAATCCACGATGATGAAGCTGCTGGCGGGCGTCGAAGCCATCACCGGCGGCGAGCGAATCGTCGGCGCCAGCGTGCAGGCTGGATACTTCGCGCAGAATCTCGCCGAGTCGCTCTCATATGAAAAGACCGTGCTCGAAGAACTGAGCGACAGCGCGCAAGGCCGCACGATGGCGGAGATTCGTTCGATTCTCGGCGCGATGCTGTTCTCGGGCGACGACGTGTACAAGCGCGTGCAAGTGCTCTCGGGCGGCGAGCGCGCGCGCCTGGCGCTGGCGAAGGTGTTGGCGCGGCCGAGCAATTGCCTGTTGCTCGACGAGCCGACCAACAACCTCGACATCATCGCCAAGGACACGCTGCTCGACGCGCTCAGGCGATTTCCGGGTACCGTTATTATAGTCAGCCATGATCGTTTCATTCTCAATGAGCTGGTGACCGAGGTGCTCGAAGTCGGCCAGGGCCATGCGATTCGCTACCTCGGCAACTACGATGAATACCTCGAGAAGAAGGCGCAGTCCGGCGCAGCGCTGCCGCCCTCGTCGCAGCCGATGCGGTCCGGGCCGGTGCAATTGCGCGATACGCGCGGCAACAACGGAAATACGTCGCGTCCAAGAAAAGCGCAGCCGCCGAAGGCCGCCCAGCCGGTGAAGGCCGGGCATCCGGCAAATGACGATCGCGACGCGCTTCGCAGGCGCGAACGTATCGCGCGCCAGCGGACTCAGATCGAAGCCGGAATCGAGCAGCGGGAAACCGAACGCGCGGCGCTCTCCAGCGAGATGAACGACCCCAACTTCTATCTCGCGCGAAAAGACGCCGACGATCTGATCGCACGCTACGAACGATTGGGCCGCGAGATCGAAAAGCTATACGCGGACCTGGTCAAGTTCGACGAAGCCGCCTCCGCCTGA
- a CDS encoding tetratricopeptide repeat protein: protein MAKFAPEYPLPRSADEFERLCLKLLRRHWQLPQLERFRDPKRAEKGINLIEISGRPQLAAVKCELRTSQNDLTLAEIKDAVDRAASLKLPIGRFVIATTAAKPEGLQRSLFELNRANRKDGILAIEVLTWDDIEELLDEYPQILTDFGTVAKRQALTRADAVVHLEARCEPAAAGPSDALGEEISAAATLLESRQYQLARLALLRLREQKWSQLSNIHKFRVLSYLGAAWLKEGEPRKSAMLFIAAKSLQPDEENACTNEALAHELLGEHERAFALADKLRMQFPSSGRAVALWLNNAPKSLDARALEENVAPELASDPEVAVVMARRALLDAHFDRAERYARLASTALPNNSIPWLVLGQAILLNELEAGGAGSTEASAQNDGSRVREAESCFTQALALAQAEHLASSEVQALMGRAQARIALRDTDGAGKDIEQAHGLQREDANGLCEYGIVLRSRGSLTEAVEVLRRAASVGGRDDIDYHLAVTLRERDEPGDLQEATELLMRSISRPEAIPAGDLPFAVDSAVEALAMLERYHDADALLASISEERLPKVTMQTLRANLRLAQGKFDQASRFADEALSEIGPDTAADSRRKLAALLHDLGRYRDALPLWQTLAPAGSTGIDTRRLLDCASRLGREDIVSEISRQLHPEQAIDAGASANQLDKLERNDPEAALAGLEDLLREHPDDRLLRLRRSIVAARLGKTDLVVTDPNAMPSAREIPPALGRAAVQFMRDGGRANEALAYAYELLRHQGDSVDSHRAYMAALGPVGPMPHIPDFDTAGPGAALSFVEENSNTERWILLEDANDADEALDEYGPQHPMTRAVKGKRAGEKFQLPEGRFSRRQATVKQMLSKYAYRYMDCLVNWQARFPGQAEIEVSYVRADAIPWSEMNDSFDSMFEASNGNGTGKGNAAVNGKREDVIKRAELTYASKPVPIHAVAERINLNDLQTMFTLAQRPGAPLKCCTGSPEELAAALGAFERANAVVLDLTAIATLCMLGRLSLLPSWPRQFVISQATLAELRRLAFEDTLLRLPPGFSASLTSNGNDGKRADVQLKGLADALQSVCRVREGAVLASIDHERRERLINFFGRHGAESIVIASMPGHVLWTDDMILADLAKTEFGVRRVWTEAALQARAQAGNLDPVELATASTKLAGWGYSFAAPGIETLMRAGSVAVWNPDQFPLKQALDQFADNSMNMSDAVRLAAELIVRMYNDQYLRGQRRTVTSRLLDRLAARPGGREAVEALPRSLPIRFGLDLIRARELSDVVRGWTAAQGETQLSA from the coding sequence ATGGCAAAATTCGCCCCCGAATATCCGCTGCCCAGGAGCGCAGACGAGTTCGAAAGACTCTGTCTCAAACTCCTGAGGCGTCATTGGCAGCTTCCTCAGCTCGAGCGCTTCCGCGACCCCAAACGCGCCGAGAAGGGAATCAACCTCATCGAGATCAGCGGACGCCCGCAACTCGCCGCCGTCAAGTGCGAGCTCCGCACTTCGCAAAACGACCTGACGCTCGCCGAGATCAAGGACGCTGTTGACCGGGCCGCGAGCCTGAAGCTCCCAATCGGGCGCTTCGTGATCGCGACTACGGCCGCCAAGCCCGAGGGCTTGCAGCGTTCGTTGTTTGAACTCAACCGTGCGAACCGCAAAGACGGCATCCTGGCGATCGAGGTCCTGACTTGGGACGACATCGAGGAACTGCTCGACGAATATCCTCAGATCCTCACCGATTTCGGGACCGTCGCCAAGCGCCAGGCTCTGACCCGGGCCGATGCGGTGGTTCATCTCGAGGCTCGATGCGAGCCCGCGGCGGCGGGACCTTCCGATGCGCTGGGAGAGGAGATCTCCGCCGCCGCGACGCTTCTCGAGAGCCGCCAATATCAGTTGGCCCGGCTCGCGCTGCTCAGACTGCGCGAGCAGAAGTGGAGCCAGCTGTCGAACATCCACAAGTTCCGCGTGCTCTCGTATCTTGGCGCCGCGTGGCTGAAGGAAGGTGAGCCGCGCAAATCGGCGATGCTTTTCATCGCGGCGAAATCGTTGCAGCCCGACGAGGAGAATGCCTGCACCAACGAGGCGCTCGCCCACGAACTGCTCGGTGAGCACGAACGTGCATTCGCTCTGGCCGACAAGCTGCGCATGCAGTTTCCCTCCAGCGGCCGCGCGGTTGCGCTGTGGCTGAACAATGCGCCCAAGTCGCTCGATGCCCGGGCGCTTGAAGAAAACGTCGCACCCGAACTCGCATCCGATCCGGAAGTCGCGGTCGTAATGGCGCGCCGCGCGCTGCTGGACGCGCACTTCGATCGCGCCGAGCGTTATGCGCGCCTCGCCAGCACCGCGTTGCCGAATAATTCGATCCCGTGGCTGGTCCTGGGACAGGCGATTCTACTCAATGAACTGGAAGCCGGCGGGGCCGGCTCGACCGAGGCGTCAGCGCAAAACGACGGCAGCCGCGTGCGCGAAGCCGAAAGCTGCTTCACTCAGGCGCTCGCGCTGGCGCAGGCCGAACATCTGGCGTCCAGCGAAGTGCAGGCGTTGATGGGACGCGCGCAGGCACGAATCGCGCTGCGCGACACCGACGGCGCCGGCAAGGATATCGAACAGGCGCACGGCTTGCAGCGCGAGGATGCCAACGGCCTGTGCGAGTACGGAATTGTTTTGCGATCGCGCGGCAGCCTGACCGAGGCGGTCGAGGTGCTGCGCCGCGCCGCCTCCGTGGGCGGTCGCGACGACATCGATTACCATCTGGCGGTCACGCTCCGCGAGCGCGACGAACCCGGCGATTTGCAGGAGGCCACCGAGCTGCTGATGCGCTCGATCTCGCGGCCGGAGGCGATTCCCGCCGGCGATCTTCCCTTCGCCGTCGATTCCGCGGTCGAAGCGCTTGCCATGCTCGAGCGTTATCACGACGCCGACGCGCTGTTGGCGTCGATTTCCGAGGAGCGCCTGCCCAAGGTCACGATGCAGACCTTGCGCGCCAATCTTCGTTTGGCCCAGGGCAAGTTCGATCAGGCCTCCAGGTTTGCCGACGAGGCTCTGTCCGAGATCGGGCCCGACACCGCCGCCGACAGCCGGCGCAAGCTGGCCGCGTTGCTCCATGATTTGGGGCGCTATCGCGACGCGCTGCCGCTGTGGCAGACGCTCGCGCCCGCCGGCAGCACCGGCATCGACACGCGTCGGCTGCTGGATTGCGCAAGCCGGCTCGGCCGCGAAGACATCGTGAGCGAGATCTCGCGCCAGTTGCATCCCGAACAAGCTATCGACGCCGGCGCAAGCGCCAATCAACTCGACAAGCTCGAACGCAACGATCCCGAAGCGGCCTTGGCCGGACTCGAGGATCTGCTGCGCGAACATCCCGACGACCGGCTGCTCCGACTGCGGCGCTCGATCGTTGCGGCTCGTCTGGGCAAGACCGATCTGGTCGTTACCGACCCCAATGCGATGCCCTCGGCGCGGGAAATTCCCCCTGCGCTCGGCCGCGCGGCCGTGCAATTCATGCGCGACGGTGGCCGCGCCAACGAGGCTCTTGCCTACGCTTACGAATTGCTGCGCCACCAGGGTGACAGCGTCGATTCGCATCGCGCATACATGGCCGCGCTCGGGCCGGTTGGCCCGATGCCGCACATACCCGACTTCGATACCGCCGGGCCCGGCGCCGCGCTCAGTTTTGTCGAGGAGAATTCCAACACCGAACGCTGGATCCTGCTCGAGGATGCCAACGACGCTGACGAGGCGCTCGATGAGTACGGCCCGCAACATCCGATGACGCGCGCCGTCAAGGGCAAGCGGGCCGGCGAGAAATTTCAGCTGCCCGAAGGCCGCTTCAGCCGCCGCCAAGCGACGGTCAAGCAGATGCTCAGCAAGTACGCCTACCGGTACATGGATTGTCTCGTCAACTGGCAGGCGCGGTTTCCCGGCCAGGCCGAAATCGAAGTCAGCTACGTGCGCGCCGACGCGATTCCGTGGAGCGAAATGAATGACAGCTTCGACTCGATGTTCGAAGCAAGCAATGGCAACGGGACTGGGAAGGGCAATGCCGCCGTCAACGGCAAGCGCGAGGACGTTATCAAACGGGCCGAACTCACCTACGCCAGCAAGCCGGTTCCGATCCACGCGGTCGCGGAGCGGATCAACCTCAACGATCTGCAAACCATGTTCACCCTGGCGCAGCGCCCCGGGGCGCCGCTGAAGTGCTGCACCGGCTCGCCCGAGGAACTCGCGGCCGCTCTGGGAGCCTTCGAGCGCGCCAATGCGGTGGTGCTCGATCTTACCGCGATCGCCACCCTGTGCATGCTCGGACGGCTCAGCCTGCTGCCGAGCTGGCCGCGCCAGTTCGTCATCTCGCAGGCCACCCTGGCCGAACTTCGGCGGCTCGCGTTCGAGGATACCCTGCTGCGCCTGCCGCCCGGATTTTCCGCGTCGCTCACCAGCAACGGCAACGACGGCAAGCGCGCCGACGTTCAGTTGAAGGGGCTCGCGGATGCGTTGCAGTCGGTCTGCCGCGTGCGCGAGGGTGCGGTGCTTGCTTCGATCGATCATGAACGCCGTGAGCGCCTGATCAATTTCTTCGGCCGCCATGGCGCCGAGAGCATCGTGATCGCCTCGATGCCCGGGCACGTGCTGTGGACCGACGACATGATCCTTGCCGATCTCGCCAAGACCGAGTTCGGGGTGCGCCGCGTCTGGACGGAGGCTGCGTTGCAGGCGCGTGCGCAGGCGGGCAATCTCGATCCGGTCGAGCTGGCTACGGCCAGCACCAAGCTGGCGGGATGGGGCTACTCGTTCGCCGCCCCGGGTATCGAGACGCTGATGCGCGCGGGTTCGGTCGCGGTATGGAATCCCGATCAGTTCCCGCTCAAGCAGGCGCTCGATCAGTTTGCGGACAATTCGATGAACATGTCGGATGCGGTGCGGCTGGCGGCCGAGTTGATCGTCAGGATGTACAACGACCAATACCTGCGCGGCCAGCGCCGGACCGTGACCTCGCGCCTGCTCGACCGGCTTGCGGCACGCCCCGGTGGCCGCGAGGCGGTCGAGGCGTTGCCGCGTTCGTTGCCGATTCGCTTCGGGCTCGACCTGATTCGAGCTCGCGAACTGAGCGACGTCGTGCGGGGATGGACTGCCGCCCAGGGCGAGACGCAACTGAGCGCTTGA
- a CDS encoding alpha/beta hydrolase encodes MAQEQAATVLTEPTHRYLEVEGLKLHYLDWGGDPDKRTFILLHGGAAHAHWWDGVAPMLTAYGRVLALDFRGHGRSQWADSRNYGPPAYLKDVRGLIDSLGTRVVLVGHSMGGVVAQWVAVTHPELLDALVMVDAPHGGPPLFRRLMWRWRRRSHGGVRPELRSARDIIRKFRLHPPETNLTRLEIERLALLGAEQLPSGAWAFRFDPQTRAWRKHGNRMTRPKLKQITMPTLLLRGDQSGMVSRSHVARMHRKIRGSVLKEIPRAFHHVPLDNPGDTAAAIIEFVGKL; translated from the coding sequence ATGGCACAAGAGCAAGCGGCTACCGTGCTAACGGAGCCGACCCACCGATACCTCGAGGTTGAAGGACTCAAGCTTCATTATCTGGATTGGGGCGGCGATCCCGACAAACGCACTTTCATTCTGCTCCACGGCGGCGCGGCGCATGCGCATTGGTGGGACGGCGTCGCTCCGATGCTGACCGCATACGGGCGCGTGCTCGCGCTTGATTTTCGCGGTCATGGGCGCAGCCAGTGGGCGGATTCAAGGAACTACGGGCCGCCGGCGTATCTGAAAGACGTCCGTGGCCTAATCGACAGCCTCGGCACGCGCGTGGTGCTGGTTGGACATTCGATGGGCGGGGTGGTCGCGCAGTGGGTGGCCGTCACGCATCCGGAGTTGCTCGACGCGCTGGTCATGGTAGATGCGCCGCACGGAGGGCCGCCGCTGTTTCGCCGACTGATGTGGCGATGGCGCCGGCGATCGCACGGCGGCGTTCGTCCCGAGCTGCGCTCGGCCCGCGACATCATCCGCAAGTTTCGCCTGCACCCGCCCGAAACGAATCTGACGCGGTTGGAAATCGAGCGGCTCGCGTTGCTCGGCGCCGAGCAGCTGCCCAGTGGCGCGTGGGCGTTTCGCTTCGATCCGCAGACGCGGGCCTGGCGCAAGCATGGCAACCGGATGACCAGGCCGAAGCTGAAGCAGATCACGATGCCGACGCTGCTGCTGCGCGGCGATCAGAGCGGTATGGTGAGCCGGTCGCACGTTGCGCGGATGCATCGGAAGATTCGCGGATCGGTGCTGAAGGAAATTCCGCGCGCGTTCCATCACGTGCCGCTGGACAATCCCGGCGATACCGCGGCAGCGATTATCGAGTTCGTCGGGAAGCTATAG
- a CDS encoding SDR family NAD(P)-dependent oxidoreductase, translating to MALRLENKNALITGGASGIGRATAIRFAEEGANVFVADRHFAAAEETAAAVKKLGRSSTAYQVDTSDEAQVNAMVAQMVKEFGSVNIVVAAAGISHAHYGEEGQPDVAFLSNKSFANWRKVLSVNLDGVFLTDRACADAMIKAGNGGRIINIASAAARIPLPGAGEYSVSKAGVWMLTRVLATELAPFNITANAIGPGFIKTPMTAELQQMPDLSPLMQRVPMNRMGEPVDVANTALFLAGEDGRYYTGSILHPDGGIVMQ from the coding sequence ATGGCGCTCAGACTCGAAAACAAAAACGCACTGATCACCGGCGGCGCCAGCGGAATCGGACGCGCGACCGCGATTCGATTCGCCGAAGAGGGCGCCAACGTCTTCGTTGCCGATCGCCATTTCGCCGCCGCCGAGGAAACCGCCGCCGCGGTTAAAAAGCTCGGCCGCAGCTCGACCGCGTATCAGGTCGATACCAGCGACGAGGCGCAGGTCAATGCGATGGTGGCGCAGATGGTCAAGGAGTTCGGCAGCGTGAACATCGTGGTCGCAGCGGCAGGAATTTCACACGCGCACTATGGTGAAGAAGGCCAGCCCGACGTCGCCTTTCTGAGCAACAAGTCCTTTGCCAACTGGCGCAAGGTTCTCAGCGTCAACCTTGACGGCGTGTTCCTGACCGATCGCGCCTGCGCCGACGCGATGATCAAGGCGGGCAACGGCGGACGCATCATAAATATCGCCTCTGCCGCAGCGCGAATCCCGCTCCCGGGCGCCGGCGAATATTCGGTCAGCAAGGCGGGCGTCTGGATGCTGACGCGGGTGCTCGCCACCGAGTTGGCGCCGTTCAATATCACTGCCAACGCGATCGGCCCCGGCTTCATCAAGACTCCGATGACCGCCGAGCTTCAGCAGATGCCCGACCTTTCGCCGCTGATGCAGCGCGTGCCGATGAATCGGATGGGCGAGCCGGTCGATGTCGCCAACACCGCGCTGTTCCTCGCCGGCGAAGACGGCCGCTACTACACCGGATCGATTCTGCATCCCGACGGCGGAATCGTCATGCAGTGA
- a CDS encoding PKD domain-containing protein yields MGIESPTTLTRNCLIAAFVVASLALGGLSSSALAQVPTATPSPMMLPAIAQIQLLPVPGYGPAPLTVGFILSSANPETVLQSFIWNFGDGQVSTLPPTAMFHTYTKPGSYVVTVTATTADGHSASSLAGVVVTQPAR; encoded by the coding sequence GTGGGCATCGAATCGCCAACGACATTGACTCGTAACTGCTTGATCGCGGCGTTTGTCGTTGCATCACTGGCTCTGGGCGGATTGAGTTCTTCCGCGCTGGCGCAGGTCCCGACTGCGACGCCGTCGCCCATGATGCTGCCTGCAATTGCGCAGATTCAGCTTTTACCGGTGCCTGGATACGGGCCGGCGCCGCTGACCGTTGGCTTCATCCTGTCGAGCGCCAATCCGGAGACCGTGCTCCAATCCTTCATATGGAATTTCGGCGATGGACAAGTCTCGACGCTGCCGCCGACCGCGATGTTCCACACCTACACCAAGCCCGGCAGCTACGTGGTCACTGTGACTGCGACCACGGCGGACGGCCATTCCGCGTCATCGCTCGCAGGCGTGGTCGTGACGCAGCCCGCGCGCTAG